A region of the Thermoanaerobaculum aquaticum genome:
GCCCAGGTTCCGGCTTGTTCCTCACGTACGATGGCGGGGCTTCCTGGAAGAAGCTTACCCCCAAGGAAGGGCTTCCCGAAGGGGAGCTGGGGCGCATTGGGCTTGCCGTTTGTGCCAGCAAACCGCAGGTGGTTTACGCGCTGGTGGAAGCCAAAACCAACTTGCTGCTGCGCTCGGAAAACGGCGGTGAAAGCTTCGAAAAGGTCAGCGAGGGCTCGCGGGTGGGCAATCGGCCTTTCTACTACGCCGACATTTACGCCGATCCGGTTTGGCCCAACCGCATTTACGACCTGGCCACGCGGCTGGCGGTTTCCGATGACGGGGGGAAGACCTTCCGCCCGCTGGCCACCGGCCCTGCCGGCATTCACTCCGACTTCCACGCCATGTGGATCAACCCCCAAAACCCCGAGCACCTGATCGTGGGCAACGACGGCGGCGTAGCGGTTTCCGAAAACCGCGGTGAAACCTGGCGGTACGTCACCAACCTGCCGGTGGGCCAGTACTACCACGTGAACGTGGACATGGACCGCCCCTACCACGTGTACGGCGGTTTGCAGGACAACGGCTCATGGCGCGGCCCCTCGGCGGTTTGGGAAACCGGGGGCATCCGCAACCACCACTGGCAAGAGGTGGGGTTTGGCGATGGCTTTGACGTTTCACCGGATCCCGAGGACTCCATGCGCGGCTACTCCATGAGCCAGGAGGGCTACCTGCGCCGCTGGAACCTGCGCACCGGGGAGCAAAAGGACATCCGGCCCGCGGGGCCTCCAGGGGTGAAATTGCGCTTCAACTGGAACGCCGGCTTTGCCCAGGACCCCTTTGATCCCGCCACCATTTACTACGGTTCGCAGTTTGTGCACCGCTCTCGGGACCGCGGGGACAGCTGGGAAATCATCTCCCCCGACCTCACCACCAATAACCCCGAATGGCAAAAGCAAAGCGAAAGCGGTGGCTTGACCCCTGATGTCACCGGCGCGGAAAACTACACCACCATCCTCACCATTGCGCCCTCGCCGGTGCAGCGGGGGGTCATCTGGGTGGGCACCGACGATGGGCGCATCCACGTCACCCGCGACGGCGGCCAGACCTGGGTTTCGGTGGAGAAAAACGTCAAGGGTGTGCCCGCCAACACGTGGATCCCCCACATCGAGGCCTCCAAGCATGCGGCGGGGCGAGCGTACGTGGTGTTTGACGACCACCGTCGCTCCAACTGGACGCCCTACTTGTACGTCACCGAGGACTTCGGTGCCACCTGGAAGAGCCTCAACACCACCGAGCTGTGGGGTTACTGCCTGGTGGTGGAGGAAGACCCGGTGGACGAAAACCTCCTGTTCGTGGGGACCGAGTTTGGCCTTTACGTCTCCCAAGATCGGGGCAAGAGCTTCTGGCGGTTTGAAAACGGCCTGCCCACCGCCTCGGTCATGGACCTGGTGGTGCACCCGCGGGAGCACGATCTGGTGATTGCCACCCATGGCCGGGCGCTCTTCATCGTGGATGACATTTCGCCCCTCCGCGGGCTCTCCCAGGCGGTGCTGGCGGAGCCACTGCACCTCTTCCCCATCCAGCCCGCCCAGCAGTACCGGCGAAACCAGGGTCCGGGACCGCGCTTTCCGGGAAATACCGAGTTCATAGGGGAAAACCGTGCCTACGGGGCGCTCATTGCCTTCAGCCTCAGCGACCCCGAGCTGCCCGAGTACGACCCCGAAGAGGCCGAAACCCAGGCCCGGTCCCGCGGGGATCGGCGGGACGAGCAGGGGGAAGGGAAGGACAAAAAGCCGGAAGCCACCATCACCGTGACCGACGCCCAGGGGAAAGAGGTTCGCACCTTGAAGGTCCGGGTTTTCCGGGGCCTCAACCGGGCGGTTTGGGATTTGCGGCGAGAGGCGTTCAAAGAGCCACCCCGGGAAGAGGAGCAATGGTGGCGGGAGAGGGGTGGCCCGGAAGTGCCACCGGGGACCTATACCGTGACCGTGGCGTACAAGGACCACAAGGCCCAGGGCACGGTGGAGGTACTGCCCGACCCGCGGCTTTCGGTGGCAGCGGAGGCACGAGCCGCAAAATGGCAGGCCATTTTGGAAGCCGGGGCGCTG
Encoded here:
- a CDS encoding WD40/YVTN/BNR-like repeat-containing protein gives rise to the protein MKIRLAVFLAVFWSLGSGAEALNSRQVFGLKARSIGPAAMSGRIAAIDAVPGNPVTIYVGAATGGVWKSTDGGLTFKPIFDHEKVAAIGAVAVSPVNPDLVWVGTGEGNPRNSASVGYGVWLSRDGGKTWKHVGLEKTERIHRIIPHPRDPNVAYVCALGQMWGENAERGVFKTTDGGQTWKKVLFVDEKTGCADLIADPQNPDKLLAAMWTYRRWPYFFKSGGPGSGLFLTYDGGASWKKLTPKEGLPEGELGRIGLAVCASKPQVVYALVEAKTNLLLRSENGGESFEKVSEGSRVGNRPFYYADIYADPVWPNRIYDLATRLAVSDDGGKTFRPLATGPAGIHSDFHAMWINPQNPEHLIVGNDGGVAVSENRGETWRYVTNLPVGQYYHVNVDMDRPYHVYGGLQDNGSWRGPSAVWETGGIRNHHWQEVGFGDGFDVSPDPEDSMRGYSMSQEGYLRRWNLRTGEQKDIRPAGPPGVKLRFNWNAGFAQDPFDPATIYYGSQFVHRSRDRGDSWEIISPDLTTNNPEWQKQSESGGLTPDVTGAENYTTILTIAPSPVQRGVIWVGTDDGRIHVTRDGGQTWVSVEKNVKGVPANTWIPHIEASKHAAGRAYVVFDDHRRSNWTPYLYVTEDFGATWKSLNTTELWGYCLVVEEDPVDENLLFVGTEFGLYVSQDRGKSFWRFENGLPTASVMDLVVHPREHDLVIATHGRALFIVDDISPLRGLSQAVLAEPLHLFPIQPAQQYRRNQGPGPRFPGNTEFIGENRAYGALIAFSLSDPELPEYDPEEAETQARSRGDRRDEQGEGKDKKPEATITVTDAQGKEVRTLKVRVFRGLNRAVWDLRREAFKEPPREEEQWWRERGGPEVPPGTYTVTVAYKDHKAQGTVEVLPDPRLSVAAEARAAKWQAILEAGALQETVAEAVGNLVELREDLKTVSTKLARRMEKEKEAQKGSKGESTAGKLKKQAQELVRRTEELEKLFRVPPGTKGIVDLGDALSTIREAMGGLQSSWDAPTPAQMATLSEGRAKLAKALAELEKFLTQEVAPFRQAVKEEGISLLPETKVPSLPAAP